The Phaeocystidibacter marisrubri genomic interval GCAATTGCATCACCTCCCCAATACTCTTAAATGATTTGTCACTAATTAATGACCATACTTCTTGTTGATACTGCTTTTGATCAAACCTCACGAGGTGAGGCACTTTGGTATGAAGTCAACCAAATGGGATTGAAGGATACTCCTCTTTCTTTGAAGTCCAATAAAACCGCATTTTCTTCAATAAAAAAAGCTCGGAGAATCTCCGAGCTTTTCTGGTTTTGGTTGGGTGTGAGACCTATTCGTTTCTCGATCTCTGTCGGCAACTCATATTGGTTTGGTGTGAGTCGTTTATATCGACTTTAAGTGGTTGCCTCTTTGTTTGGTACATGACAAACCTAGGTACAATTCGCAGGCTGGCATAATGGAAATACCATAGTGCCTAGTCGAACATTTGTGAGAATCCGTAAAATCTGAGGGATAAATTGTATTTTCCTTGACAAATTTGCGAAATACGCAAATGACAATCTCATTTTTGCGGGATTTCCCAAACTCTCTTCCTCAATTATCACCCCATGCAAAAAATAGATGCATCTTCCATTCAGAATTCATTTCTCGATCGCGTGAAGTCTATACTTCCGCCCAACACTTCGCTTGCACAAGCACTTTCTGAAAAGCTAGGCATCAGTTTGGATTCTGCCTACCGCAGAATTCGCGGCGAAACGCCCATCAGTTTGTCCGAGGCATACATCCTTGCAGAAGCGTTGCATATTACCTTCAACGGACTAACGGAAGAATCGGCTGGAATTGTACAGTTTGGATATACTCCACTCTATCCCAGAAAGGAGAGCATGGAAGGCTATTTAACTCGACTGCTTCACAATTTGAGGATGATTTCGAAGCAGCCAACGGCTAAAGTGGTCTACTGTAGCCAGGATATTCCCATCTTCCACAACATTCGCTTGGAAGAGCTCGGCAAATTCAAGCTGTTCTACTGGATGCGTTCCATTATCAATGTGGAGGAATTTCTATCTCAAAAGTTTTCGAAAGACGTCATCCCTGAGCACCTCATGCAATTGTGTGCGGAGATCTATTCGGAATACGAAAAGATTGCTAGTGTAGAATTATGGTCAGAATCTACCGTGAACAGTACACTTCGACAAGTTCAGTACTACTGGGAATCTGGGTTATTTGAAACGGACGACGACTTCTTTTCTGTTATTCAAAACCTGCGCACGTTGATTCAGCAAATTGAAGAGTCGGCTAGTTTGGGTAAAAAGACATCCTCAGAAAACAGCGCCAGCTATGAACTGTACATCAGTGAAATTGAGCTCACTACAAATTGTGCACTCGTTGAACTGGAGAACCAAAATGCAGTATTCTTAGGACATCACACGTTTAACATGCTTGAAACCACACACGGTGTTTACACGGAGCAAACGCAACAATGGTTCAAAAACATGGTAGGTAAAGCGACGCTTGTAAGCTCTGTAGGAGAAAAGTATCGCTATCAATTCTTCCATGGTGTACATCGCAAAATAGATGAGCTAGAGCGCTTGGCCCTTCGTCGATAGAAACCAAGCGCTTTACCAAACGCAAGCGCCCCTTGCCTATTCTCTCCGAATGAAGTGATTCACCACACCCTCTACATATCCACCCGCGTACAATTTTTCCCTCTTCCAAACCATCACATCTTCGGTCATCTCTTCGAGTACCCATGTGGTATTGTTCGAATTGAAATTGGTTTCGAGAAGTCTAAATGACCTTACATAAGGCGTATTGGAAAGTATGTTGGCGTTACTGATGTAATCCACTGTATTGTCGGTCTTGAAATCGAGAGATAACCCTACTAAAGACGAGGTATTTGACTGAAGAATTTGAGAATCACGGATCAAATACGTCTCCTTATAATCACCATCCCACATTCCAATATGCGTGGGTGCCAATTCTTCTGGCTCAACGGATTTCTTACATGAAACAAAAGCGAATGCAACGAGAACGAGTGAGAGATAGCGCATGAGTATGTATTGATAGCTAGTTAAGGTTCGCAAATTAATCAAGTTTCTGAATTCTCGTGAATTGACCTTCAAAAAAAAGCCCTTGCCAACATGTGACAAGGGCTTTATATCTAAATATAAACAAGCGTTTACGAGCGACTATAGTTTGGAGCTTCTCTAGTGATTGTCACGTCGTGTGGATGGCTTTCAGCTACACCTGCCGCAGTAATGCGAACAAACTGTGCTTTATCCTTTAGGATTTCGATGTTTGCCGATCCACAATACCCCATACCTGCACGAAGTCCACCGATGAACTGATACATCATCTCAGCTACCTCGCCCTTGTAAGCAACTCGACCCACAATCCCTTCTGGAACGAGCTTTTTGATATCATCTTCAACATCTTGGAAGTAGCGGTCTTTCGAACCTTGCTGCATTGCTTCAACAGAACCCATGCCTCGGTACGACTTGAATCGACGTCCTTCATAGATAATGGTTTCCCCCGGAGACTCCTTAGTTCCGGCAAGAAGTGAACCTAGCATCACACAATCAGCACCACCTGCTATCGCTTTAACAATGTCACCGGTATAACGAATACCCCCGTCGGCGATAACCGGAACTCCCGTTCCTTTAAGTGCTTGAGCAACTTCCATTACAGCGGTAAGTTGAGGCACTCCTACACCAGCAACCACGCGAGTGGTACAGATGGAACCTGGACCAATACCCACTTTAACGGCATCCGCTCCTGCTTCAGCCAAATACTTCGCAGCTTCAGCTGTGGCCACGTTTCCTACAACGACGTCGAGTTCAGGGAATTTCTCTTTTACCACCTTAAGGGCGTCTACCACACCTTTAGTATGACCATGAGCCGTATCAATGATGACAGCATCTACATTCGATTCAACCAATGCAGATACACGCTCTAGTACATCTCCCGTAACTCCAACAGCTGCAGCAACGCGAAGACGACCAAACTCATCTTTGCAAGCATTCGGTTTAATCTTCATTTTAGAGATGTCACGATATGTGATCAACCCCACCAATGTGCCGTCATCCTTAATTACAGGAAGCTTTTCAATTTTATGTTCTTGTAGAATTTCTTCTGCTTCTTCCATAGAAGTATTCTCGGTTGTAGTAACCAAGTTCGAAGAAGTCATCACCTCACCGATCGAACGGTTGTCATCACGCTCAAAACGCAAGTCACGATTCGTGATGATACCTACCAATTTGCGGTTGTCATCCACTACTGGAATCCCACCGATCTTATACTCGGCCATCATTTCCTTAGCGTTGCCAACGGTAGCCGAAGGACGCAAGGTTACCGGGTCCAGAATCATACCCGATTCCGCCCTTTTTACTTTGCGTACTTCCATCGCCTGTTGCTCGATGGTCATGTTCTTATGAAGCACACCAATTCCTCCATCCTGCGCGATAGCAATGGCCATGGCAGATTCGGTAACGGTATCCATCGCTGCGGATACAATTGGGGTTTTCAATGAAATGTTGCGCGTGAACTTAGTGCTGATGTCCACATTGCGTGGTAGCACTTCAGAGTATGCTGGGACGAGTAGAACGTCGTCGTAAGTGAGGTACTCACCTATTACTTTTCCGTTTGGGATGGACATAGAACGCTGCAATTTTGGTATGAAATTGCATGCAAAAATAAGTTATTTCTACAACATGGCATGATATTCGAACGAAAGAAGACGTCGAAAAACAGAATATATCTCCTCCAAACACAAAACAGAAATGTTCAAATTCTCATCCACTTCTTCAAAATTAATGTTAAAACGACGATCATCCACACTCCATCTTAACGATGAGTAAGGCGAAACAGAGGTAATTCGCTTCTTTTTCTCCATCGGAAAATAACGAAGTTTCCTACAAAGCTTTCCTAAATATATTGATTATCAGGGTTCAACTTTTTCGAAAACTCACTCGTAATGCTAGATGTATAGGATTGGTCTCTCAAATCGCTCCAACACCGTAAATTTGTCTAAGCTCTCTTAACTACTACTACACATGATTGCTTACATCAGTAAGAATGAATTTAGAAATCCAATGTTGGGTTTCAAATTGAATCAACAAAAGGCTCAACTCCTGAAAATC includes:
- a CDS encoding helix-turn-helix domain-containing protein, translated to MQKIDASSIQNSFLDRVKSILPPNTSLAQALSEKLGISLDSAYRRIRGETPISLSEAYILAEALHITFNGLTEESAGIVQFGYTPLYPRKESMEGYLTRLLHNLRMISKQPTAKVVYCSQDIPIFHNIRLEELGKFKLFYWMRSIINVEEFLSQKFSKDVIPEHLMQLCAEIYSEYEKIASVELWSESTVNSTLRQVQYYWESGLFETDDDFFSVIQNLRTLIQQIEESASLGKKTSSENSASYELYISEIELTTNCALVELENQNAVFLGHHTFNMLETTHGVYTEQTQQWFKNMVGKATLVSSVGEKYRYQFFHGVHRKIDELERLALRR
- the guaB gene encoding IMP dehydrogenase; the encoded protein is MSIPNGKVIGEYLTYDDVLLVPAYSEVLPRNVDISTKFTRNISLKTPIVSAAMDTVTESAMAIAIAQDGGIGVLHKNMTIEQQAMEVRKVKRAESGMILDPVTLRPSATVGNAKEMMAEYKIGGIPVVDDNRKLVGIITNRDLRFERDDNRSIGEVMTSSNLVTTTENTSMEEAEEILQEHKIEKLPVIKDDGTLVGLITYRDISKMKIKPNACKDEFGRLRVAAAVGVTGDVLERVSALVESNVDAVIIDTAHGHTKGVVDALKVVKEKFPELDVVVGNVATAEAAKYLAEAGADAVKVGIGPGSICTTRVVAGVGVPQLTAVMEVAQALKGTGVPVIADGGIRYTGDIVKAIAGGADCVMLGSLLAGTKESPGETIIYEGRRFKSYRGMGSVEAMQQGSKDRYFQDVEDDIKKLVPEGIVGRVAYKGEVAEMMYQFIGGLRAGMGYCGSANIEILKDKAQFVRITAAGVAESHPHDVTITREAPNYSRS